A single genomic interval of Litoreibacter ponti harbors:
- a CDS encoding sensor histidine kinase, whose translation MTELPPGRRGTWMVRGIVVGLIALAVGIIWVSNLWLTERFTETTRNRGEIRIALYANAITSELQRNRVVPLLLSRDPVMIAALNSDDYSATSRRLISFAEEIGAAGLRLFDESGVIVASSDRNELGAAFRNSPFFVDALRTNETVFNATQLESGAFQFTYARRIESEKQGIGVIVVDVDLRQFETRWRSPSEAVLVTDSEGRTVIATDPRWRGKTLEQALVDQTPDSALRRAVEATGGFFDISPPDAYFRGEAMMQIDGRVAFRGWRITSFSTYASVRERVNGVLAIEIMAFAILLALAFYVLSRRAQLQAGFFRRESEELRALNLRLSREIAERQKVQKNLEVAEQSLAQSQKLAALGEMSAAVSHELNQPLAAMKTYLAGAKLLLQRRRPEEAQSSFQRIDDLIERMGAITKQLKSYARKGGDDLVEVDLRDAVRGALSMMEPQLKRGDVRVVTTLPDSPVPVLGDRVRIEQVIINLFRNALDATKTVARPEVEILLSAGETAMLIVRDNGDGITNLDELFEPFYTTKQPGEGVGLGLAISSGIVADLGGRLTARNGQAGGAVFEVQLPLLGQPSLKTQPPQPLPGAAGTIEAAE comes from the coding sequence ATGACCGAGCTGCCGCCCGGCAGGCGCGGCACATGGATGGTGCGCGGCATCGTGGTGGGGCTGATCGCGCTGGCGGTGGGGATCATCTGGGTCTCCAACCTGTGGCTGACCGAGCGCTTTACTGAGACAACCCGCAACCGGGGCGAGATCCGCATCGCGCTTTACGCGAACGCCATCACGTCCGAGCTGCAGCGCAACCGGGTGGTGCCGCTGCTGCTGTCGCGCGACCCGGTGATGATCGCGGCGCTGAACTCCGACGACTACTCCGCCACCTCCCGCCGCCTGATCTCATTTGCCGAGGAAATTGGCGCCGCGGGCCTGCGCCTGTTCGACGAGAGCGGCGTCATCGTGGCCTCGTCGGACCGCAACGAGTTGGGCGCGGCCTTCCGCAACTCACCTTTCTTTGTCGACGCGCTGCGCACTAACGAGACCGTATTCAACGCGACGCAGCTCGAGAGCGGCGCGTTCCAGTTCACCTATGCCCGCCGTATCGAGAGCGAGAAGCAGGGCATCGGCGTGATCGTGGTGGATGTAGACCTGCGTCAGTTCGAGACCCGCTGGCGCTCCCCGTCCGAGGCGGTTCTGGTCACTGACAGCGAGGGCCGCACGGTCATCGCCACCGACCCACGCTGGCGTGGCAAGACGCTGGAGCAGGCGCTGGTCGATCAGACGCCGGACAGCGCGCTGCGCCGCGCGGTCGAGGCCACCGGCGGCTTCTTCGATATCTCGCCCCCCGATGCCTATTTCCGCGGCGAGGCGATGATGCAGATCGACGGGCGCGTGGCCTTTCGCGGCTGGCGGATCACGTCATTCTCGACCTATGCCAGCGTGCGCGAGCGTGTGAACGGCGTGCTCGCCATCGAGATCATGGCCTTCGCGATCCTGCTTGCGCTGGCCTTCTACGTCCTGTCGCGCCGCGCGCAATTGCAGGCGGGCTTCTTCCGCCGCGAAAGCGAGGAGCTGCGTGCCCTGAACCTGCGCCTGTCGCGTGAAATCGCGGAGCGCCAAAAGGTGCAAAAGAACCTTGAAGTGGCCGAGCAGTCGCTGGCGCAATCGCAAAAGCTTGCCGCCTTGGGCGAGATGTCGGCCGCCGTTTCCCACGAGCTGAACCAGCCACTCGCCGCGATGAAGACCTATCTTGCGGGCGCCAAGCTGTTGCTGCAACGCCGCCGCCCCGAAGAGGCGCAATCCAGCTTCCAGCGTATCGACGATCTGATCGAGCGGATGGGTGCGATCACCAAGCAGCTCAAGAGCTATGCCCGCAAGGGCGGCGATGATCTGGTCGAGGTCGATCTGCGCGACGCCGTGCGCGGGGCGCTGTCGATGATGGAGCCGCAGCTCAAGCGCGGCGACGTGCGCGTCGTCACGACCCTGCCGGACAGTCCCGTGCCAGTGCTGGGCGACCGTGTGCGCATCGAGCAGGTGATTATCAACCTGTTCCGCAACGCGCTTGACGCCACCAAGACCGTCGCCAGGCCCGAGGTCGAGATCCTGCTGTCAGCGGGTGAGACCGCGATGCTGATCGTGCGCGACAATGGCGACGGGATCACCAATCTCGATGAGCTGTTCGAGCCGTTCTACACCACCAAGCAGCCGGGCGAGGGGGTCGGGCTTGGCCTTGCGATCTCGTCGGGCATCGTGGCCGACCTCGGCGGGCGGCTCACCGCGCGCAATGGCCAGGCCGGCGGCGCCGTATTCGAGGTGCAGCTGCCGCTGCTCGGCCAGCCGTCCCTCAAGACCCAGCCGCCGCAGCCGCTGCCAGGCGCCGCAGGTACGATAGAAGCCGCAGAATAG
- a CDS encoding sigma-54-dependent transcriptional regulator has product MANALKIAIVDDEQDMRQSISQWLALSGYDTETFASAEDALKGIGNDYPGIVVSDIKMPGMDGMAFLKRLMSQDSTLPVIMITGHGDVPMAVEAMRVGAFDFLEKPFNPERMTQLAKRATISRRLTLDNRALRRELSDGAALMKKLIGSSPVMERLREDILDLGQADGHVLIDGETGTGKTLTAHALHAVGPRAGKKFVTLSCAAFDEASLAKKLFDPVEEGEELPLVEQARGGTLVLEDIEALPGTLQARLLQVINEQGTPAETRIIAICNTQEQDKTCEDLIRADLYYRLAAMKITLPPLRQRGEDILTLFNRFGEQFGEEYGSDAPQVAAQEAAQLLQAPWPGNIRQLINVAERAVLQNRRGSGSIASLLMADNAEMGPVITTEGKPLKEYVEAFERMLIDNTMRRHKGSIASVMDELCLPRRTLNEKMAKYGLQRADYVAG; this is encoded by the coding sequence ATGGCCAACGCTTTGAAAATCGCAATTGTCGACGACGAACAGGACATGCGTCAGTCGATCTCCCAATGGCTCGCGCTGTCGGGCTACGACACCGAGACGTTTGCCAGCGCCGAGGACGCGCTGAAGGGCATCGGCAATGACTACCCCGGGATCGTCGTCTCCGACATCAAGATGCCCGGCATGGACGGGATGGCGTTTCTCAAGCGCCTGATGAGCCAGGACAGCACCCTGCCGGTCATCATGATCACCGGTCATGGCGATGTGCCGATGGCGGTGGAGGCGATGCGCGTGGGCGCCTTCGACTTCCTTGAAAAGCCGTTCAATCCGGAGCGCATGACCCAGCTGGCCAAACGCGCCACGATCTCGCGCCGCCTGACGCTCGACAACCGCGCCCTGCGCCGGGAGCTGTCGGACGGCGCCGCGCTGATGAAGAAGCTCATCGGCTCCAGCCCCGTGATGGAGCGGCTGCGCGAGGATATCCTCGATCTCGGTCAGGCCGACGGCCATGTGCTGATCGATGGCGAGACAGGCACCGGCAAGACGCTGACCGCCCACGCGCTGCACGCGGTGGGGCCGCGGGCGGGCAAGAAATTCGTCACCCTGTCCTGCGCCGCCTTCGATGAGGCCTCGCTTGCCAAGAAACTGTTCGACCCGGTCGAAGAGGGCGAGGAGCTGCCGCTGGTCGAGCAGGCCCGCGGCGGAACCCTGGTGCTGGAAGATATCGAGGCGCTGCCCGGCACGCTGCAGGCCCGTCTGCTGCAGGTGATCAACGAGCAGGGCACCCCGGCGGAGACGCGCATCATCGCGATTTGCAACACGCAAGAGCAGGACAAGACCTGCGAGGACCTGATCCGCGCCGATCTTTATTACCGACTTGCGGCGATGAAGATCACCCTGCCACCCCTGCGCCAGCGCGGCGAGGACATCCTGACGCTGTTCAACCGCTTCGGCGAGCAGTTCGGCGAGGAATACGGCTCCGATGCGCCGCAAGTGGCTGCGCAGGAGGCGGCGCAATTGCTGCAGGCGCCGTGGCCGGGCAACATCCGCCAGCTGATCAATGTGGCCGAGCGCGCGGTGCTGCAGAACCGCCGTGGCTCCGGCTCGATTGCCTCGCTGTTGATGGCCGACAATGCCGAGATGGGGCCTGTCATCACGACCGAGGGCAAGCCGCTGAAGGAATACGTGGAGGCGTTCGAGCGCATGTTGATCGACAACACGATGCGCCGCCACAAGGGCTCGATCGCAAGCGTGATGGACGAGCTATGCCTGCCGCGCCGGACGCTGAACGAGAAGATGGCCAAATACGGATTGCAGCGCGCCGATTACGTCGCGGGGTAG
- a CDS encoding M48 family metalloprotease gives MIHLFRLSLAALVLACVSLPAAAVSLIRDAEIEHSLKQLARPVLSAAGMGPNRIRILVINASTLNAFVVDANHIFIHSGLIMRLQRPEALQAVIAHEVAHIANGHLTRRATNARSASRISAVGLALAAAAAAGGQGQAAVGLAAGTASSAQRAFFAHTRAEEASADQSALRYLVSAGIDPAAMLDILEIFRGQEALRPGRQDPYARSHPLSSDRVRAVKGYVAGAKGRTSTAPASAQYWYARMSAKLQGFLRNPRYVLRRDASKGNGEIAVLRRAIAYHKTPAPKKAINEVTRLVNMRPNDPFYHELRGQILLESRNYAAAVQSYRRALALAPRQALIEAELGRALLLEGSAANVKQALTILNRARARDPNNPRMLRDLALAHAKSGQNAMASVATAERFVVTGRFKDAELHAKRAAGALPRGSNGWLRAQDVLAAAKAAPRRR, from the coding sequence ATGATCCATCTCTTTCGCCTGAGCCTCGCGGCGCTGGTGCTGGCCTGCGTCAGCCTGCCCGCCGCCGCCGTCAGCCTGATCCGCGACGCCGAGATCGAGCACTCGCTCAAGCAGCTCGCCCGGCCCGTGCTGAGCGCCGCGGGCATGGGGCCGAACCGCATCCGCATCCTGGTGATCAACGCCTCGACGCTGAACGCGTTTGTGGTCGACGCCAACCACATCTTCATCCATTCCGGATTGATCATGCGGCTCCAGCGCCCCGAGGCGCTGCAGGCCGTCATTGCCCATGAGGTCGCCCATATCGCCAATGGCCACCTGACGCGGCGCGCGACGAACGCGCGCTCGGCCAGCCGGATCTCCGCGGTGGGGCTCGCGCTGGCGGCCGCGGCGGCCGCGGGCGGTCAGGGTCAGGCGGCGGTGGGGCTTGCGGCGGGCACGGCCAGCTCGGCGCAGCGAGCCTTCTTCGCCCATACCCGGGCCGAGGAAGCGTCCGCCGATCAAAGCGCGCTGCGCTATCTTGTGAGCGCCGGGATCGACCCCGCCGCGATGCTCGACATTCTGGAGATCTTCCGCGGCCAAGAGGCGCTTCGCCCCGGTCGCCAGGACCCCTATGCGCGCAGCCACCCGCTCAGTTCCGACCGGGTGCGCGCGGTGAAGGGCTATGTCGCCGGCGCCAAGGGCCGCACCAGCACCGCCCCCGCCTCGGCCCAATATTGGTACGCCCGCATGTCGGCCAAATTGCAGGGCTTCCTGCGCAACCCACGCTACGTGCTGCGCCGCGACGCAAGCAAGGGCAATGGCGAGATCGCGGTGCTGCGCCGGGCGATTGCCTATCACAAGACGCCCGCCCCCAAGAAGGCGATCAACGAGGTGACGCGCCTCGTCAACATGCGACCCAACGACCCGTTCTACCACGAGCTGCGCGGGCAAATCCTGCTGGAAAGCCGCAATTACGCCGCCGCCGTGCAATCCTACCGCCGCGCGCTGGCGCTTGCGCCGCGCCAGGCGCTCATCGAGGCGGAGCTGGGCCGCGCGCTGCTGCTGGAAGGCAGCGCCGCCAATGTGAAACAGGCGTTGACGATCCTGAACCGCGCGCGGGCGCGCGATCCCAACAATCCGCGCATGCTGCGTGATCTGGCACTGGCCCATGCGAAGTCCGGGCAGAATGCCATGGCGTCTGTCGCCACGGCGGAGCGGTTCGTGGTGACCGGTCGCTTCAAGGATGCCGAGCTTCACGCCAAGCGGGCCGCGGGCGCCCTGCCGCGCGGCTCGAACGGATGGCTGCGCGCGCAGGATGTGCTGGCGGCCGCGAAGGCCGCGCCGCGCAGACGTTGA
- a CDS encoding Rne/Rng family ribonuclease, whose translation MAKKMLIDATHAEETRVVVADGNKIEEFDFESENKRQLAGNIYLAKVTRVEPSLQAAFVDYGGNRHGFLAYSEIHPDYYQIPTADRQALIEEELEYARQQAEEDDEDKPKKSRSRSRSRSRSRASKAKSDDAVVTEELAPEAEAPPAEALEETAEAAAETEAQEEKPKSRSRSRRKKADEPAPEGEIEEATAEESQDEAKARTAEVVAAIPGMDVVDLKDDEDDTDADDGDSGDDEEDDEQSASEKDENIESVAQEDVTEEIRQPRKPRPKRYKIQEVIKVRQILLVQVVKEERGNKGAALTTYLSLAGRYCVLMPNTARGGGISRKITNAADRKKLKAIASEIDVPKGAGLIVRTAGSQRTKTEIKRDYEYLQRQWEQVRELTLKSIAPAQIYEEGDLIKRSIRDLYNKEIDEVIVEGEGGYRTAKDFMKMIMPSHAKNVKRYTDPMPLFARYQVESYLSGMFNPTVQLPSGGYIVIGITEALVAVDVNSGRATKEGSIEQTALKTNLEAAAEVARQARLRDLAGLIVIDFIDMDERRNNNAVEKLLKDKLKTDRARIQVGRISGFGLLEMSRQRLRPGMLEASTQSCPSCHGTGLIRSDDSLALTILRQLEEEGTRKRSREVLLKAPVAVINYLMNEKREHLAQIESRYNMAVRLEADPHLVSPDYSIEKFKTATRVIHPVAANVVSMDSIDMSDMDEVEEAEEVVEETAATPETPELDEDGNPKKKKRRRRRGGRGRSKSRSENDENGETSEGGEAQAAPDDAAGEDAPAETSTDAPAEEKPKSRSRSRSRKPKDEVAADAAETTDATAEESSPAAEDETPKKTTRSRAKKPKADAPVAEAEAEAPAEDEKPKKTTRSRAKKPKVEADAPAEPVADAPAEPVAEEPAPKPKKTRTRVSKPKVAETVEAAPAEAAPAEAATAEPAAEEAPKPKRKGWWSLGR comes from the coding sequence ATGGCTAAGAAAATGCTTATCGACGCCACCCACGCGGAAGAGACCCGCGTCGTGGTGGCAGACGGAAACAAGATCGAGGAGTTCGATTTTGAATCCGAGAACAAACGCCAGCTCGCTGGCAACATCTACCTCGCAAAAGTAACCCGGGTTGAGCCGTCGCTGCAGGCGGCCTTCGTGGACTATGGCGGCAACCGCCATGGCTTCCTCGCCTATTCGGAAATCCATCCCGACTACTACCAGATCCCCACGGCAGACCGTCAGGCGCTGATCGAGGAAGAGCTCGAATACGCCCGCCAGCAGGCCGAAGAGGACGACGAGGACAAGCCCAAGAAATCCCGCTCACGCTCGCGCAGCCGGTCGCGCTCCCGCGCGTCCAAGGCCAAGTCCGATGATGCGGTCGTGACCGAAGAACTCGCGCCCGAGGCCGAAGCGCCGCCCGCAGAGGCGCTGGAAGAAACCGCAGAGGCCGCGGCAGAGACCGAAGCGCAGGAAGAAAAGCCCAAGAGCCGCTCGCGCTCGCGCCGAAAGAAGGCGGACGAGCCCGCGCCCGAGGGCGAGATCGAAGAGGCCACTGCCGAGGAATCCCAAGACGAGGCCAAGGCCCGCACGGCGGAAGTGGTCGCGGCGATCCCGGGCATGGACGTGGTCGATCTTAAAGACGATGAGGACGACACGGACGCCGACGACGGCGACAGCGGCGACGACGAGGAGGACGACGAACAATCGGCGTCCGAGAAGGACGAGAACATCGAAAGCGTCGCTCAGGAAGACGTGACCGAGGAAATCCGCCAGCCGCGCAAGCCGCGGCCCAAGCGCTACAAGATCCAGGAAGTCATAAAGGTCCGCCAGATCCTGCTGGTCCAGGTCGTCAAGGAAGAGCGCGGCAACAAGGGCGCGGCGCTGACCACGTACCTGTCGCTGGCCGGCCGCTACTGCGTGCTGATGCCCAACACCGCCCGCGGCGGCGGCATCTCGCGCAAGATCACCAACGCGGCGGACCGCAAAAAGCTGAAGGCCATCGCCTCCGAAATCGACGTGCCGAAAGGCGCGGGTCTGATCGTGCGCACGGCGGGCAGCCAGCGCACCAAGACCGAGATCAAGCGCGACTACGAATACCTGCAGCGCCAGTGGGAGCAGGTCCGCGAGCTGACGCTGAAATCCATCGCGCCCGCGCAGATCTACGAAGAGGGCGACCTGATCAAACGCTCGATCCGCGATCTCTATAACAAGGAGATCGACGAGGTCATCGTCGAGGGCGAGGGCGGCTACCGCACCGCCAAGGACTTCATGAAGATGATCATGCCGTCCCACGCCAAGAACGTGAAGCGCTACACCGACCCGATGCCGCTGTTTGCGCGCTATCAGGTGGAAAGCTACCTGTCGGGCATGTTCAACCCGACCGTGCAGCTGCCCTCCGGCGGCTACATCGTGATCGGTATCACCGAGGCGCTGGTCGCCGTGGACGTGAACTCCGGCCGCGCCACCAAGGAAGGCTCGATCGAGCAGACCGCGCTCAAGACCAACCTTGAAGCCGCCGCTGAAGTGGCCCGTCAGGCGCGCCTGCGCGACCTCGCCGGACTGATCGTGATCGACTTCATCGACATGGACGAGCGGCGCAACAACAACGCCGTCGAGAAGCTTCTGAAAGACAAGCTGAAGACCGACCGTGCCCGCATTCAGGTGGGCCGCATCTCTGGCTTCGGCCTGCTCGAGATGTCACGCCAGCGTCTGCGCCCCGGCATGCTCGAGGCGTCCACACAGTCCTGCCCGTCGTGCCACGGCACCGGCCTGATCCGCTCCGACGACAGCCTTGCGCTGACCATCCTGCGCCAGCTGGAAGAAGAAGGCACCCGCAAACGCTCCCGCGAGGTGCTGCTGAAGGCGCCCGTGGCGGTCATCAACTACCTGATGAACGAGAAGCGCGAGCATCTGGCCCAGATCGAATCCCGCTACAACATGGCCGTGCGTCTGGAAGCCGACCCGCATCTGGTTAGCCCCGACTACTCGATCGAGAAGTTCAAGACAGCGACCCGCGTGATCCACCCGGTCGCGGCGAATGTGGTCTCGATGGACAGCATCGACATGTCCGATATGGACGAGGTCGAAGAGGCGGAAGAGGTGGTCGAAGAGACTGCTGCGACGCCGGAGACGCCCGAGCTGGACGAAGACGGCAACCCGAAGAAGAAAAAGCGCCGTCGCCGGCGTGGGGGCCGGGGCCGTTCCAAGTCGCGCTCTGAAAATGATGAAAACGGCGAGACGTCCGAGGGCGGCGAAGCGCAGGCTGCGCCCGATGATGCGGCGGGCGAGGACGCTCCGGCGGAGACCTCGACCGACGCGCCTGCGGAGGAGAAGCCCAAGAGCCGGTCGCGTTCCCGCTCGCGCAAGCCCAAGGACGAAGTCGCTGCAGACGCCGCCGAGACTACGGATGCGACAGCAGAAGAGTCGAGCCCGGCGGCCGAAGATGAGACGCCAAAGAAGACCACCCGCTCGCGCGCCAAGAAGCCCAAGGCAGACGCGCCTGTGGCCGAGGCCGAGGCGGAAGCTCCGGCGGAGGACGAAAAGCCCAAGAAGACCACCCGGTCCCGGGCGAAGAAGCCGAAAGTAGAGGCGGACGCACCGGCCGAGCCTGTCGCGGACGCTCCTGCAGAACCGGTGGCCGAAGAGCCCGCGCCGAAGCCCAAGAAGACTCGCACCCGGGTCTCCAAGCCGAAAGTGGCCGAGACGGTTGAGGCCGCACCGGCGGAAGCGGCGCCTGCAGAGGCTGCCACCGCCGAGCCGGCCGCAGAAGAGGCCCCCAAGCCCAAGCGCAAGGGCTGGTGGTCGCTGGGCCGCTAG
- a CDS encoding pyridoxal phosphate-dependent aminotransferase codes for MRSSSRGEVAPFIVMDVMEQARALEAAGRSIIHMEVGQPGTSAPQRARQALAQAMESDALGYTVALGLPELRAGIADLYRDWYGVDLDPGRVVITAGSSAAFVLAFTALFEAGEAVGVTEPGYPSYRQILKSLSLTPHAIPTQSETRHVPELPDENLAGLIVASPANPTGTMLSRGDLERLIAACQARDVAFISDEIYHGVQYDGRAISALEISDDVYVINSFSKYFSMTGWRLGWMVVPEDHVRRIERLAQNMFICAPHAAQIAALGALQARDETETMLQVYAENRRLMLDGLPRAGCDKIAPPDGAFYIYADVSEHTQDSLAFAAEILNEAGVAVTPGLDFDPVRGHRTLRFSYARATSDIVEGLQRLTRFMAERAK; via the coding sequence ATGCGAAGTTCAAGCCGCGGCGAGGTCGCTCCCTTCATTGTTATGGATGTCATGGAGCAGGCGCGCGCGCTCGAGGCCGCGGGCCGCTCGATCATCCATATGGAGGTGGGCCAGCCGGGAACCTCCGCGCCACAACGCGCGCGGCAGGCTTTGGCGCAGGCGATGGAGAGCGATGCGCTTGGCTACACGGTCGCGCTTGGCCTGCCGGAGCTGCGCGCGGGCATCGCCGATCTCTACCGCGACTGGTACGGCGTCGATCTGGACCCGGGCCGCGTGGTGATCACCGCTGGATCGTCAGCGGCGTTCGTGCTGGCCTTCACCGCGCTGTTCGAGGCGGGCGAGGCGGTGGGCGTGACCGAGCCCGGCTACCCGAGCTACCGGCAAATCCTCAAGTCGCTCAGCCTGACCCCGCACGCGATCCCGACCCAGTCCGAAACCCGACATGTGCCTGAATTGCCTGACGAAAACCTGGCCGGGCTGATCGTGGCGTCGCCGGCCAATCCCACGGGCACGATGCTGTCGCGGGGTGATCTGGAGCGGCTGATTGCGGCATGTCAGGCGCGCGATGTGGCGTTTATCTCGGACGAGATTTACCACGGCGTGCAGTATGACGGCCGCGCGATCAGTGCCCTGGAGATCAGCGACGACGTCTATGTCATCAATTCGTTCTCGAAATATTTCTCCATGACCGGCTGGCGTTTGGGCTGGATGGTCGTGCCCGAGGACCACGTGCGCCGGATCGAGCGGCTGGCGCAAAACATGTTCATCTGCGCGCCGCACGCGGCCCAGATCGCGGCACTTGGCGCGCTGCAGGCGCGGGACGAGACTGAAACAATGTTGCAGGTCTACGCGGAGAACCGCCGCCTGATGCTTGACGGCTTACCGCGCGCGGGCTGTGACAAGATCGCGCCGCCCGACGGGGCCTTCTACATCTATGCGGATGTCTCCGAGCACACGCAGGACAGCCTCGCCTTCGCCGCCGAAATCCTCAACGAGGCGGGGGTCGCGGTGACGCCGGGTCTGGATTTCGACCCCGTCCGCGGTCACCGGACACTGAGGTTCTCCTACGCACGGGCCACCTCGGACATCGTCGAAGGCCTGCAGCGCCTGACCCGTTTCATGGCAGAACGCGCCAAGTAG
- a CDS encoding N-acetylmuramoyl-L-alanine amidase, translated as MSRLLAYLTALALAGAPVVAQDGLRALARVNLDASGVEDTRRGAELTLALTQAVPYRVQLMAGPPRVAVDFREVAFDADIAALDRAERVVSVRAGTIRDGWSRLVLELDGPMEVTRAGMVTDPLDGDATITLALSPTDADSFAAKAKQEATNLPKWTAPEPDTARRVVVIDPGHGGVDPGAQRKGHDEADLMLIFARELREQLLRTGRYDVLLTREADAFVSLPMRVSIARAAGADVFLSLHADALAEGRATGTTIYTLSDEASDAASEKLAERQDRTDIVAGVDLTAQDDQIATILMDLARRETQPRTDRLADALVVGLRDSIGTLHKRPRLEAGFSVLKAPDIASVLIELGFMSSQSDLDRLLDPVWRSQAAVGIVDALDAWALEDAAIAAGRL; from the coding sequence ATGAGCAGGCTCCTTGCATATCTTACGGCCCTCGCGCTTGCGGGGGCGCCGGTCGTGGCCCAGGACGGGCTGCGGGCGCTGGCGCGCGTCAACCTTGACGCCTCGGGCGTGGAGGACACGCGGCGTGGTGCCGAGTTGACGCTGGCGCTGACCCAGGCCGTGCCCTACCGCGTGCAGCTGATGGCAGGGCCGCCGCGCGTGGCGGTGGACTTCCGCGAGGTGGCGTTTGACGCGGATATCGCGGCGCTCGACCGGGCGGAGCGTGTCGTGTCGGTGCGCGCGGGCACGATCCGGGACGGCTGGTCGCGGCTGGTGCTCGAGCTTGATGGCCCGATGGAGGTGACCCGCGCCGGCATGGTGACCGACCCGCTCGACGGTGACGCGACGATCACGCTGGCGCTCTCTCCCACCGATGCCGACAGCTTCGCGGCCAAGGCCAAGCAGGAGGCCACCAATTTGCCGAAATGGACCGCGCCCGAGCCCGACACGGCGCGGCGGGTCGTTGTGATCGACCCGGGCCATGGCGGCGTCGATCCGGGCGCGCAGCGCAAGGGGCATGACGAGGCCGATCTGATGTTGATCTTCGCCCGCGAGCTGCGCGAACAGCTGCTGCGCACCGGGCGCTACGACGTGTTGCTGACGCGGGAGGCGGATGCGTTCGTGTCGCTGCCCATGCGCGTCTCCATCGCGCGGGCGGCGGGGGCGGATGTGTTCCTGTCGCTCCATGCCGACGCCCTGGCTGAGGGGCGCGCCACGGGCACCACGATCTACACCCTGTCCGACGAGGCGAGCGACGCCGCGAGTGAGAAGCTGGCCGAGCGTCAGGACCGCACCGACATCGTGGCGGGGGTCGATCTGACGGCGCAGGATGACCAGATCGCCACCATCCTGATGGACCTCGCCCGCCGCGAAACCCAGCCGCGCACCGACCGGCTGGCCGACGCGTTGGTGGTGGGGCTGCGCGACAGCATCGGCACCCTGCACAAACGCCCGCGGCTGGAGGCGGGGTTTTCGGTGCTGAAAGCGCCAGACATTGCATCGGTGCTGATCGAGCTGGGCTTCATGTCGTCGCAAAGCGATCTCGACCGGCTGCTCGACCCCGTCTGGCGGTCGCAGGCGGCGGTGGGAATCGTCGACGCGCTGGACGCCTGGGCGCTGGAGGACGCGGCGATTGCCGCGGGGCGACTGTGA